One window of Alteriqipengyuania lutimaris genomic DNA carries:
- a CDS encoding dipeptidase, which produces MTSRIATALLVAATLTGCAVGQGSEPVQLQAGDVHRDLLVLDTHLDTPINFGREGWDFSAAHDVSSEIAQVDLGRMAAGNLDGGFFVIFTDQGPLTAEGYRNALDHARGRSEAIDRELAKFPDMIGLARSATEAEALTAEDKLIAFKSIENSYPIGEDLSLMLEFYESGVRMAGPVHGGANQLGDSATDDPRWNGLSPLGREWVGEMNRLGMIIDASHSSDAVLDQLLKLSQAPIILSHSSPRWAYEHPRNIDDARVRRIAANGGAVCMSSIFMSELNLTGTRGELFDQYDRIAQMSPEQQRELSRKWRALDATQPMWDVGFDRYMEALLHLIDVAGVDHVCFGTDWDGGGGIDGLMDITDLPAVTARLLEAGYSREDIGKMTGGNVLRIMRAVEAARAR; this is translated from the coding sequence ATGACCAGTAGAATCGCGACAGCCCTGCTCGTCGCCGCAACGCTCACGGGCTGTGCGGTGGGGCAGGGCAGCGAACCCGTGCAACTGCAGGCCGGGGACGTTCATCGCGACCTCCTCGTGCTCGACACCCACCTCGATACGCCGATCAATTTCGGGCGCGAGGGCTGGGATTTCTCCGCAGCGCATGACGTGTCGAGCGAGATCGCGCAGGTCGATCTGGGGCGGATGGCGGCGGGAAATCTGGATGGGGGCTTCTTCGTCATCTTCACCGATCAGGGCCCGCTGACTGCCGAGGGATATCGCAACGCGCTCGACCATGCGCGAGGCCGCTCCGAGGCGATCGACCGGGAATTGGCTAAGTTTCCCGATATGATCGGGCTGGCGAGGAGCGCGACCGAGGCGGAAGCGCTGACCGCCGAGGACAAGCTGATCGCATTCAAGTCGATCGAGAACAGCTATCCGATCGGCGAGGATCTCTCGCTGATGCTCGAATTCTACGAATCCGGCGTCCGCATGGCTGGGCCGGTCCATGGCGGGGCGAACCAGCTGGGCGATTCAGCCACGGATGATCCTAGGTGGAACGGGCTCAGTCCGCTCGGCCGCGAGTGGGTCGGCGAGATGAACCGGTTGGGCATGATCATCGATGCCAGTCATTCTTCGGATGCCGTACTCGACCAGCTTCTGAAGCTTTCACAAGCGCCGATCATCCTGTCGCATTCCTCGCCGCGCTGGGCCTACGAGCATCCGCGAAACATCGACGACGCCCGCGTTCGCCGGATCGCGGCAAACGGTGGAGCGGTGTGCATGTCGTCGATCTTCATGAGCGAGCTGAACCTGACGGGGACGCGCGGCGAACTGTTCGACCAGTATGATCGTATCGCGCAGATGTCTCCCGAACAGCAACGCGAACTCAGCCGCAAATGGCGCGCCCTCGACGCGACCCAGCCGATGTGGGACGTCGGTTTTGATCGCTACATGGAAGCGCTGCTGCATCTGATCGACGTCGCGGGCGTCGACCACGTGTGCTTCGGGACCGACTGGGATGGTGGAGGGGGGATCGATGGCCTGATGGACATCACCGATCTTCCCGCAGTCACCGCCCGCCTGCTGGAAGCGGGCTATTCGCGCGAAGACATCGGCAAGATGACCGGCGGTAACGTGCTCCGGATCATGCGCGCGGTCGAGGCTGCGCGCGCTCGCTGA
- a CDS encoding PadR family transcriptional regulator yields MLIIILIIACIFILLAYLVVTVRRHDKNAYADRDRDPFYSEMARLAAAGLLYEEEERRVGRPRHSFIVTPAGEAALRTWLREPLNDPGLLRLYFAGIVGPADVVALAREQAAKCRERIEKFDRVEDLFGRKKGWDEERDHLSLVRRFESFCLDFWEEQIAQPLNAQLFADDGGENELSSHLEETSGEDPETRGPQKTEGQDEEPKDD; encoded by the coding sequence ATGCTCATCATCATCCTGATCATCGCCTGCATCTTCATCTTGCTGGCCTATCTCGTCGTGACCGTGAGGCGGCACGACAAGAACGCCTATGCCGATCGCGATCGCGATCCCTTCTACAGCGAAATGGCGCGGCTCGCCGCCGCAGGCCTGCTCTACGAGGAAGAGGAGCGCCGGGTCGGCCGCCCGCGCCATTCCTTCATCGTGACGCCCGCCGGGGAGGCCGCGCTACGCACATGGCTGCGCGAACCGTTGAACGATCCGGGGCTGCTGCGGCTCTATTTCGCCGGGATAGTCGGCCCTGCCGATGTCGTCGCGCTGGCCCGCGAACAGGCTGCGAAGTGCCGCGAACGGATCGAGAAGTTCGACCGGGTAGAAGACCTCTTCGGGCGCAAGAAGGGGTGGGACGAGGAACGCGACCACCTCTCGCTGGTGCGGCGCTTCGAAAGCTTCTGTCTCGACTTCTGGGAGGAGCAGATCGCGCAGCCGCTCAACGCCCAACTCTTCGCCGATGACGGCGGCGAAAACGAACTCTCTTCGCACCTCGAAGAGACATCCGGGGAGGATCCGGAGACCAGAGGCCCACAGAAAACCGAGGGCCAAGACGAGGAGCCAAAGGACGACTGA
- a CDS encoding TonB-dependent siderophore receptor — translation MKPILAATTATLALIAASPAFAQAQPAETGDPRDESDERTIVVTGALTDFGATKSDTPIVETARSISIETEQDFEEKGAQSLDDALTYSAGVTAEPFGFSTRGDFAQVRGLDAPEYRDNLQYLFGFYNTTRQDIYTLEQVEVLKGPASVLYGAGSPGGIINVVTKRPHGETEGEVRLDYGSFDRKQIATDINVAIPGAEDQAQFRFVGILRDADTQIDEVNDDKLVLAPALTLRPATGTEVTILANYSKQDSDTAHQFLPVTGTLFPSASGQEIDPYEYMGAPGFNAYDTESFALTLLLEQQLSDVFSVEAVGRYVDSVADYRQAWIAFQGNGVPRIDADGNGAWTYYLADNRSEQLALDARLRGEFSTGPIEHELLVGVQAQDVFTDSDTAYVFNAGTLNVFDPQYQNVPSVEQIRQLQGNGPRNFVDSTGIYISDQMSWGSLVANAGVRFDDVSNRVENGTTQKDDATSLSFGLLWRGPAGISPYASYAESFEPVVGIDTVTNQQLLPQEGRQYEAGIKWQPTGINALVTASVFDIEVSNLPNPNSLVGGNSQQEGVSKVRGAELEANALIGGLRIDGNVSYLDAEDPNGLPLTSISDWQASLFALYNFRGALDGLSLGGGIRYVGGNESNGLSAIDGSLLTYRVDGRTVGDLSIGYDFDRFALRLTARNVTDEEYYAVCLVRGDCFPGEKRSINGSLTVAF, via the coding sequence GTGAAGCCGATTCTCGCCGCTACGACCGCCACGCTGGCATTGATTGCCGCGTCCCCCGCCTTCGCGCAGGCACAGCCCGCCGAGACTGGCGATCCGCGGGATGAAAGCGATGAGCGTACCATCGTGGTCACGGGTGCCCTGACCGATTTCGGAGCGACCAAATCGGACACGCCGATCGTCGAGACTGCACGCTCGATCTCGATCGAGACCGAGCAGGATTTCGAGGAGAAGGGCGCCCAGTCGCTCGACGACGCGCTGACCTATTCGGCGGGCGTCACGGCCGAGCCCTTCGGCTTTTCCACCCGCGGCGATTTCGCGCAGGTTCGCGGCCTCGACGCGCCCGAATATCGCGACAACCTGCAGTACCTGTTCGGGTTCTACAACACGACCCGACAGGACATCTACACGCTCGAGCAGGTCGAAGTGCTGAAGGGTCCGGCCTCGGTGCTCTACGGCGCGGGTTCGCCCGGCGGCATCATCAACGTGGTGACCAAGCGGCCCCACGGCGAGACCGAAGGCGAAGTGCGGCTCGACTACGGCAGCTTCGACCGCAAGCAGATTGCCACCGACATCAACGTCGCGATCCCCGGTGCAGAGGACCAGGCGCAGTTCCGCTTCGTCGGCATCCTGCGCGATGCCGACACCCAGATCGACGAGGTGAACGACGACAAGCTGGTGCTCGCCCCCGCGCTCACCTTGCGCCCGGCCACCGGCACCGAGGTCACCATCCTCGCCAATTATTCGAAGCAGGATTCGGACACCGCGCACCAGTTCCTGCCGGTCACCGGTACGCTGTTCCCTTCGGCCAGCGGGCAGGAAATCGACCCCTACGAATATATGGGCGCGCCCGGCTTCAACGCCTACGACACCGAAAGCTTCGCGCTGACGCTGCTCCTCGAACAGCAATTGTCGGACGTGTTCTCGGTCGAGGCGGTCGGCCGTTACGTCGATTCGGTGGCCGACTATCGTCAGGCGTGGATCGCTTTCCAGGGCAACGGTGTGCCGCGCATCGATGCCGACGGCAACGGCGCGTGGACCTACTACCTTGCCGACAACCGCAGCGAGCAGCTGGCCCTCGACGCGCGCCTGCGCGGCGAGTTCTCGACCGGCCCGATCGAGCACGAACTGCTGGTAGGCGTGCAGGCGCAGGACGTCTTCACCGATTCCGACACCGCCTACGTGTTCAACGCGGGCACGCTCAACGTGTTCGACCCACAGTACCAGAACGTGCCGAGCGTGGAGCAAATCCGACAGCTGCAGGGCAACGGCCCGCGCAACTTCGTCGATTCGACCGGCATCTACATCTCCGACCAGATGAGCTGGGGTTCACTGGTCGCCAACGCGGGCGTGCGCTTCGACGATGTGAGCAACCGGGTGGAAAACGGCACGACCCAGAAGGACGACGCCACCAGCCTCAGCTTCGGCCTGCTCTGGCGCGGTCCCGCCGGCATCTCCCCCTATGCCAGCTATGCCGAGAGCTTCGAGCCGGTCGTCGGAATCGACACCGTCACCAACCAGCAGCTCTTGCCGCAGGAGGGGCGCCAGTACGAAGCGGGCATCAAGTGGCAGCCGACCGGGATCAACGCGCTGGTCACCGCATCGGTCTTCGACATCGAGGTTTCCAACCTGCCCAATCCCAACTCGCTCGTCGGTGGCAACAGCCAGCAGGAGGGTGTCTCGAAGGTCCGCGGCGCCGAGCTGGAGGCCAACGCGCTGATCGGCGGACTCCGGATAGACGGCAACGTCAGCTATCTCGATGCGGAAGACCCTAATGGCTTGCCGCTGACCTCTATCTCCGACTGGCAGGCATCGCTGTTCGCGCTGTACAATTTCCGGGGCGCGCTCGACGGGCTCAGCCTCGGTGGCGGCATCCGCTATGTCGGCGGCAATGAAAGCAACGGACTTTCGGCGATCGACGGCAGCCTGCTGACCTATCGCGTGGACGGGCGGACCGTCGGCGACCTGTCGATCGGCTACGACTTCGACCGGTTCGCACTGCGGCTGACCGCGCGCAACGTGACCGACGAGGAATATTATGCGGTCTGCCTCGTGCGCGGGGACTGCTTCCCCGGCGAGAAGCGCAGCATCAACGGCTCGCTGACCGTGGCATTCTGA
- a CDS encoding PepSY-associated TM helix domain-containing protein, translating into MTVAFSKDTVRKAISAHSALGLVCCALLYLICATGTAIVLYEEWQRLEQRDAPEMTEIAPADVQRGIENVLASESDGPATTHLYVHLPTEALPRTTITTDTQAVHIDAQGQIAKPEENAWAEFLLALHYRLNLPAMIGMSLVGMFGAMLVALAISGIVAHPRIFRDAFRLRARRGDDVATLDWHNRLAVWTLPFALAIALTGSMIGLFYISGSGLAMSAYGGDSAAALAPVFGSEPEGDASPGPVPDARTALAFMEREYPEVLPYYVILHDPGTPGQHMQIVGEHPRRLIFGEYYAFSGDGEFHGTVGMADGTVGQQLAASTYNLHFGNFGGLPVKIAYILFGLAMTVVVATGTFVWFDKRERSGKPATYLRASWWGLVIGVPAGLIATLAARLALGNAAPFVAIFWAVCVLTMAAWMLRARRQRTSGIMPSHPVPAE; encoded by the coding sequence ATGACCGTCGCGTTTTCCAAGGACACGGTTCGCAAGGCGATCTCCGCCCACTCGGCGCTGGGCCTGGTGTGCTGCGCGCTGCTCTACCTGATCTGCGCCACCGGCACCGCCATCGTGCTCTACGAGGAGTGGCAGAGGCTCGAACAGCGCGACGCGCCCGAGATGACCGAGATCGCGCCGGCCGACGTCCAGCGCGGCATCGAGAACGTGCTCGCCAGCGAGAGTGACGGACCGGCCACGACGCATCTCTACGTGCACCTTCCGACCGAGGCCCTGCCGCGCACCACGATCACCACCGATACGCAGGCGGTCCATATCGATGCGCAGGGGCAGATCGCGAAACCCGAAGAGAATGCCTGGGCCGAATTCCTGCTCGCGCTGCATTACCGGCTGAACCTACCCGCGATGATCGGCATGTCGCTGGTGGGCATGTTCGGCGCCATGCTGGTCGCTCTGGCGATCTCCGGCATCGTTGCGCACCCGCGCATCTTCCGCGACGCGTTCCGTCTGCGCGCCCGCCGGGGGGACGATGTCGCGACGCTCGACTGGCACAACCGGCTGGCCGTGTGGACCTTGCCATTCGCACTCGCCATCGCGCTGACGGGATCGATGATCGGGCTGTTCTACATCTCGGGCTCGGGCCTCGCCATGTCAGCCTATGGCGGAGACAGCGCCGCCGCGCTTGCGCCCGTTTTCGGCAGCGAGCCGGAGGGCGATGCTTCGCCCGGGCCGGTCCCGGACGCGCGGACTGCACTCGCCTTCATGGAGCGCGAATATCCCGAGGTTCTCCCCTACTACGTCATCCTGCATGATCCCGGCACCCCGGGCCAGCACATGCAGATCGTGGGCGAACACCCCCGCCGTCTGATCTTCGGCGAATACTACGCATTCTCGGGCGACGGCGAATTCCATGGCACTGTCGGCATGGCGGACGGCACGGTGGGGCAGCAGCTCGCCGCGTCCACCTACAATCTGCATTTCGGCAATTTCGGCGGCCTGCCGGTCAAGATCGCCTACATCCTCTTCGGACTGGCGATGACCGTCGTGGTGGCGACGGGGACGTTCGTCTGGTTCGACAAGCGCGAGAGATCGGGGAAGCCAGCGACCTACCTCCGGGCGAGCTGGTGGGGTCTCGTGATCGGCGTCCCGGCAGGGCTGATCGCGACACTGGCGGCGCGCCTCGCCCTGGGCAATGCGGCACCCTTCGTAGCGATCTTCTGGGCAGTCTGCGTGTTGACGATGGCCGCATGGATGCTGCGCGCCCGGCGACAAAGGACGAGCGGCATCATGCCGTCGCACCCCGTCCCGGCCGAGTGA